One segment of Acidovorax sp. DW039 DNA contains the following:
- a CDS encoding patatin-like phospholipase family protein — MRALRIHAGPHALAHLAEHGLRPHDVGAVPAAAGGPKGLILGPLDRFIFGQWLPQSRQPVHLVGASIGAWRMATACLDDPEAALQALEDAYIRQHYEVPPGKKRPPAELVSELFSQNLQTFYAGRVGEVLHHPRYRLHLIAARGRHMLGREHPLATPVGYLGAFLSNALHRKALGAWLERVVFSSPMQGPGGVAPLPFGTADFRTRQVALTEGNFRAALQASCSIPFVLRAVPHIDGAPRGAYWDGGLTDYHMHLQFNLHQDAMDNVAARADRAGAAASSRTQSDAADGDAQKCAGLVLYPHFQRQVVPGWLDKALRWRHKSTQALESMIVLCPDPEWVKTLPHAKLPDRQDFVHYGHDLPGRMRAWQAATSAAQQLADEFAQWLERPDMRQVSSL; from the coding sequence ATGAGAGCATTGCGTATTCACGCCGGGCCGCACGCCCTGGCCCACCTCGCCGAACATGGTTTGCGGCCTCACGATGTGGGTGCCGTGCCCGCAGCTGCGGGTGGCCCCAAGGGGCTGATCCTGGGGCCCTTGGACCGATTTATTTTTGGGCAATGGTTGCCGCAGTCTCGTCAACCGGTGCACTTGGTGGGTGCTTCGATTGGTGCCTGGCGCATGGCTACGGCATGTCTCGATGACCCTGAAGCAGCCCTGCAAGCTCTGGAGGACGCGTATATCCGCCAGCATTACGAAGTGCCGCCGGGCAAGAAGCGCCCTCCAGCGGAGCTGGTGAGTGAGCTGTTTTCCCAAAACCTGCAGACGTTCTACGCGGGTCGGGTGGGTGAGGTTCTGCACCACCCTCGCTATCGATTGCACCTGATCGCGGCGCGTGGACGTCACATGCTGGGGCGGGAACACCCGCTGGCAACTCCTGTGGGATATCTGGGTGCATTTCTCAGCAACGCCCTGCACCGCAAGGCGCTGGGTGCCTGGCTGGAGCGGGTGGTCTTTTCTTCACCCATGCAGGGGCCAGGCGGGGTGGCTCCGCTTCCTTTTGGCACAGCAGACTTTCGCACCCGGCAGGTGGCGTTGACCGAAGGCAACTTCAGGGCGGCTTTGCAGGCAAGCTGCTCCATACCGTTTGTACTGCGGGCCGTACCCCACATTGACGGGGCTCCGCGTGGCGCGTACTGGGATGGCGGGCTGACGGACTACCACATGCATCTGCAGTTCAATCTGCATCAGGATGCTATGGATAATGTAGCTGCCCGCGCTGATAGAGCGGGCGCTGCAGCGAGTTCTCGTACGCAATCCGATGCTGCCGATGGCGATGCGCAAAAATGCGCAGGCTTGGTGCTGTACCCCCATTTCCAACGCCAGGTGGTTCCGGGCTGGCTGGACAAGGCACTGCGCTGGCGGCATAAAAGCACGCAGGCGTTGGAGTCCATGATTGTTCTCTGCCCCGACCCGGAGTGGGTAAAGACCTTGCCTCATGCCAAACTGCCAGACCGTCAGGACTTTGTGCATTACGGACATGACTTGCCGGGCCGGATGCGCGCCTGGCAGGCTGCTACGAGCGCAGCGCAACAGCTCGCGGACGAGTTTGCCCAGTGGCTTGAACGTCCGGACATGCGGCAGGTGAGTTCTCTCTGA
- a CDS encoding HDOD domain-containing protein: MELNALLAQPVALPSLPRTVALLMNELAHPEPSLRRLNLLFGSDPALAARLLEAANSPALQMSRQVAGIAESLALMGVGQLRALVSTATLGTATRSIPGVNLQQFWRYSLHTAKLAQSLARVVYQHPTAAYTAGLLHGLGELVIHLARPDKAQSINTLVSPLDMRRGKVEHKIFGFCYSDVSAALARRWLLPQVVVDALQYHEAPFENTAYEPLAGVIHLASWRVRAREAQYSDKELAVSFPGEVGLVLGLDIDMVLQQDPIDWTARPDAADYMV, encoded by the coding sequence ATGGAGCTGAACGCACTGCTGGCCCAACCCGTGGCATTGCCTAGCTTGCCGCGCACGGTGGCTTTGCTGATGAACGAGCTGGCCCACCCGGAGCCCAGCTTGCGTCGGCTCAATCTGCTGTTTGGTTCAGACCCCGCGCTGGCAGCCCGGTTGCTGGAAGCGGCCAATTCGCCAGCCCTGCAGATGTCCCGTCAAGTGGCGGGCATTGCAGAGTCGCTGGCTTTGATGGGGGTGGGGCAGTTGCGCGCCCTGGTCTCCACGGCCACGCTAGGTACGGCAACCCGGTCGATTCCGGGTGTCAACCTGCAGCAGTTCTGGCGCTACAGCCTGCATACGGCCAAACTGGCCCAATCGCTGGCGCGTGTGGTGTATCAGCATCCCACGGCAGCCTATACCGCAGGCCTTTTGCACGGCCTGGGCGAACTGGTCATCCACCTTGCCAGGCCCGACAAGGCCCAATCCATCAACACGCTGGTGTCGCCGCTGGACATGCGCCGTGGCAAGGTGGAGCACAAGATTTTTGGCTTTTGCTACAGCGATGTCTCGGCTGCATTGGCACGCCGGTGGCTGTTGCCCCAAGTGGTGGTAGACGCGTTGCAGTACCACGAAGCCCCTTTTGAAAATACTGCATACGAACCATTGGCGGGGGTAATACACCTCGCATCCTGGCGAGTGCGCGCACGCGAAGCCCAGTATTCAGACAAGGAACTGGCGGTTTCTTTTCCCGGAGAGGTGGGGCTGGTGCTGGGCCTGGATATCGATATGGTGCTCCAACAGGACCCGATCGATTGGACGGCGCGGCCTGATGCTGCTGACTACATGGTGTAG